The Methylobacterium durans nucleotide sequence GTCGCCGGGACGAACCAACACGGTCGCGCCGACCTGAAGGGCGCCCGCGGGCACCTCCTCGACGCGACCGTCCGTCTCCAGCAGGGCCGTCCTTGGTACCAGCCTCGACAGATCGTTGATCGAGGCGCGGGCGCGCCCGGCGGCAACGCCCTCCAGGAGCTCGCCGACGAGGAACAGGAACACGACCGTGGCGGCCTCCTCGGTCGCGCCGATGATCACGGCGCCGACGGCCGCCACGGTCATCAGCGTCTCGATGGAGAACGGCGTTCCGAACCGGGCCGCGGCCACGGCGCGCCGCGCGACGGGCACGAGGCCGACGGCGAGCGCGGCGAGGAAGGCGTAATGCCCACCCGCGGGTGCGACCCGCCCGACCGCGTACGCCACCGCGAGGGCGGCACCGCAGGCGAGGGTCAGGAGCCCGCGCCCGCTGCGCCACCAAGGGATCTCGTCGGAGCCGACCGCCCGGCCAGCCCGGTCGGCGCTCTGGGCGCCGTGCGCGGACGACGCGGCGCCTGCGTCCGACACCGCGTAGCCGAGCGAGGCCACGACCGCGGAGAGGGTGGCGCGGCTCACCGTGCCCGTGTGCGCGACGGTCACCGTTCGCGCGGGCACGGAGACCGCCACGTCCTCGACGCCGGGCAGCCGGCGGATGGCGGTCTCGATCTTGGCCCCGCAGGACGCGCAATCCATGCCGGCGACGCGTAGCCGGGTCGGTGGCACGTCGGATCCCCGGGGCTCCGGGACCTCATCGGGATTGCGAAGCAGCGTATCCATCCTGCACCTTCCGCGTCGATGGGAAGGGTGCTAATCCCTCTAGCCACTAGAGGAGCAAGGGGATTCGATGAAGCCGCTCGCCATCGGTGCATTGTCCGCGAGAACCGGGGTCAAGATCCCGACCATCCGGTACTACGAGGAGACGGGACTGCTGCCCCGGCCGGAGCGGACGCAGGGGAACCAGCGAACCTACGACGAGGCGGCGGCGCGCCGGCTGCGCTTTATCCGGCATGCCCGCGAACTGGGGTTCGAGGTCGACGCCATCCGGACGCTGCTGGCGCTCGCCGACCAGCCGAACCGCCCCTGCGACGAGGCGGACGCCGTCGCGCGCCGGCATCTCGCCGACATCGATGACCGGATCGCCCGGCTGACAGGATTGCGGACCGAGATCCAGGCCATGATCGACCAGTGCGCACGAGGCCGGATCGAGCAGTGCCGCGTGATCGAGGTGCTGGCCGACCACGGCGAGTGCCTCCACGAGCAGCATTGACCGGCAGGATTCCGGCGCCGACACCGGGCGTCGAGGGCGACCGGACCGGCTCGAAGGACGGCCTCTCCCGCGCGTTTCGCCGGTGCGGCCGGTTCGGGCGCCCGCGAAGCCGGCGACCGGTTGGCGCTCAATGCCCGGGTGACGGGTGCAAGGCCGGCCGGGTCGCCGGCTTCGGCACCCGGCCGCGTCCGGGCGGCTCGATGACACTGCCTGTCGCGTCCGGGACCCGGTCGGTCGCCCGCGCGAAGGCGGGCCGTGGGCTGAGCGGCGCGGCGCCCGCGCCCCCACGTTCGAGTAGGCGCCTACGGCGCCGGGCCACAGAACGATGACCGAGACCACCGCCCACCTGACGACCGTGCCCATTGGCACTGGATCCATGTTGGCCCACCCGGACGGGGCCGGGCAGCGAGCCGCAGACTACACCCGCTTGCCTTCCTTGTAAGCCTTCGGCCGGTTGCCCCGGGCGCCCGGTTTCCAGACGCGCGACGCGATGGCGGCCCCTGTCGCGTGCCGCGTGCCGCGAGGGCTCGATGGGCAAGTCGCCACTCCTGTTCGCCGAGGCCCCTGCCTTGTAACCGCCCGGACCTCCGCGCGTTTCGGCTGGTTGCTGACGCCGGCCAAACCTCACCTCTCACACGGAAACGCCTTCAGTCCGGACGGCCCTGGCGACCGACCGCGCGGGGCCGGCCGTCGGCGCCCGGCACGGTGGCGTTCCGCGATGGTTCGGTCGGCCTTCGCGCCTGAATCCGGTCCCATCCTTGCGCGCACGCCGCACCGCCCGAAGACGCGCGGCACCATCCATCGGCCCCGCGCCGCCGTCGCCCCTGCCGCGAGGACCCCGGGCGGTCCGCCGAGGCGCCGCGCCGCGGGTCCCGCGGGTCCGCCGCGCCCCGTGAGCTTCTGCGGCGCGGGCCACACCTTCGAGATGAGCGCTAGAACAAAATGCCTGTTTCGAGAACGAAACGACCCTGCCGCTTCTTATCTCCGTTTTTCCCGAAGGCCAGGCCGGACGTGGCGTTGACCGCCCTGACATACGAGCACTCGGGACGGACGAAGTAGCGGTCGACTTGGAAGGTTGGCGTTATGGTCGCCGAGAACGCCTTGCTCCCGGGTCCATAAAGAAGGCTCGTTTCGCCGATGCTTTTCTTGCCAGACTGAGCAATGTACTCAATCCTGCCAGCAAGGGATATCTGAGGCGTGAACGAATAGCTCGCAAGCAGAGCGCCCCCGTAGGTGGAGGCAGTGTCGTTGATGCCGAGCGTAAAGTCACGAGGCACGTGGGTGAACTGGACATAAGGCGATATGATCCACGGCCCGGATTTGTACCCGTAGGTCAGATTATAGATGCTGCTGTTATTTTGCAGTAGCGGAGTTGCGACAGTGTCGCGGGCAGAGCGATCAAGGTTCGCACCAGCGCTGACGCTCACCCGGTTTTCCTCGTCAAACTTGTAAACAACCGAACCAATGAGCCAAGTCAGCCTGTCGGAATAAAAGCCATCGTTCAGCGACGCCGTGATCACGGTGGGTCCCTTGCTGTAAGCGATCTGCAGGCCCTTGTTGATGTTGTTGGCTTGGTAGAAGAGCAAGCCCTGCTCGACATTCATGTTCTGGAAGGTGAACGTTCTCTCGCCGCTGAACAGCGAGGGCATTTGGCCGCCCTGAAGGGAAAACTCGTCACTGAGCTTGGCCTTGGCGTAGGCGAGGGGAACGAACCCAT carries:
- a CDS encoding MerR family transcriptional regulator, whose translation is MKPLAIGALSARTGVKIPTIRYYEETGLLPRPERTQGNQRTYDEAAARRLRFIRHARELGFEVDAIRTLLALADQPNRPCDEADAVARRHLADIDDRIARLTGLRTEIQAMIDQCARGRIEQCRVIEVLADHGECLHEQH
- a CDS encoding outer membrane beta-barrel protein; the protein is MTMRKPLAARAAFARISKFAGVRRSLTACALAGLCTIVLAQAAAATSDDDDDSVPKTEKSGELEQPTISGPLKADPRPASFMAGPIGKISVSGVVTGYGVLQGNPASDDRTGRVDFSNLQMIVQKADGPVQFYVQTGIYSIPALGLPNSSAIDTTSQTYGFVPLAYAKAKLSDEFSLQGGQMPSLFSGERTFTFQNMNVEQGLLFYQANNINKGLQIAYSKGPTVITASLNDGFYSDRLTWLIGSVVYKFDEENRVSVSAGANLDRSARDTVATPLLQNNSSIYNLTYGYKSGPWIISPYVQFTHVPRDFTLGINDTASTYGGALLASYSFTPQISLAGRIEYIAQSGKKSIGETSLLYGPGSKAFSATITPTFQVDRYFVRPECSYVRAVNATSGLAFGKNGDKKRQGRFVLETGILF